One Legionella hackeliae DNA segment encodes these proteins:
- the pepP gene encoding Xaa-Pro aminopeptidase, with amino-acid sequence MITKQEYQSRRQQLAAQLPQGSLAIIPAATEVLRNGDAHYRFRQDSDFYYLTGFNEPDALLIVIAGDKGESYLFNRPRNQALEQWTGRRLGQAEACDILGVNKAYSIDELDEHLPEIIKNKTLLYFAIGRHPAYEKRIVEALDKVKGQIRRGVKAPEGIFDLEPILSEMRLFKSEAEIQLMRKAAEISVNAHIRAMKFCSQAKYEYELEAELLHQFTQGGCRSVAYDPIVGSGANTCILHYTDNNQPLREGDLVLIDAGGEYQNYAADITRTFPVSGHYSPEQRAIYELVLKAQKIGINAIKPGIAWHEVQQRMVRVLTSGLCELGLLSGDVNTLITDEAYKPFYMHNSGHWLGLDVHDAGRYKVKDEWRLLEPGMVLTVEPGLYIMADMDGVDPRWWNIGVRIEDDILVTKDGHENLTAALPVEIAEIEALMRD; translated from the coding sequence ATGATTACAAAGCAAGAATATCAGTCAAGAAGGCAGCAACTAGCCGCTCAATTACCACAAGGATCCTTGGCGATTATTCCTGCTGCGACTGAGGTGTTACGGAATGGAGATGCTCATTACCGTTTTCGTCAAGACAGTGATTTCTATTATCTGACTGGGTTTAATGAACCTGATGCATTGCTTATTGTAATCGCCGGTGACAAAGGCGAAAGCTATCTATTCAATCGTCCGCGAAACCAAGCATTAGAACAATGGACTGGTAGACGTCTAGGGCAAGCTGAGGCTTGCGATATTCTCGGAGTCAATAAAGCTTACTCAATTGATGAATTGGATGAGCATTTACCTGAAATTATTAAAAATAAAACACTGCTATATTTTGCGATTGGTCGTCATCCTGCTTATGAAAAGCGTATTGTTGAAGCACTTGATAAAGTAAAAGGACAAATTCGACGGGGAGTAAAAGCCCCCGAAGGAATATTTGATTTAGAACCGATTCTTAGTGAAATGCGCCTTTTTAAAAGTGAGGCAGAAATTCAATTAATGCGTAAAGCAGCAGAGATTTCTGTTAATGCTCACATACGCGCCATGAAATTTTGCAGTCAAGCCAAATACGAATATGAATTGGAAGCGGAACTTCTTCATCAATTCACTCAAGGAGGCTGTCGTAGTGTTGCCTATGATCCGATTGTAGGTAGTGGCGCCAATACCTGTATTCTACATTACACGGATAACAATCAACCCTTGCGTGAGGGAGATTTGGTGCTAATTGATGCGGGAGGTGAGTATCAAAATTATGCTGCAGACATTACTAGAACATTTCCTGTGAGTGGTCATTATAGTCCGGAGCAACGAGCGATTTATGAACTGGTACTCAAGGCTCAAAAAATAGGGATCAATGCGATTAAACCAGGGATTGCCTGGCATGAGGTCCAGCAGCGAATGGTTCGTGTTTTAACGTCAGGATTATGTGAGCTGGGCTTATTATCGGGTGATGTTAATACACTAATTACTGACGAAGCGTATAAGCCCTTCTACATGCATAACTCAGGTCATTGGTTAGGTCTTGATGTTCACGATGCAGGTCGTTACAAGGTTAAAGATGAATGGCGTTTGCTAGAGCCTGGCATGGTATTGACCGTTGAGCCTGGTTTATACATTATGGCTGACATGGATGGCGTTGATCCACGTTGGTGGAATATTGGTGTCCGTATTGAAGATGATATTTTAGTGACCAAAGATGGACATGAAAATTTAACGGCTGCTTTACCTGTAGAAATAGCAGAAATTGAGGCATTAATGCGTGACTGA
- a CDS encoding ABC transporter ATP-binding protein, with translation MVNNALIRLQKIAKTYQIGGVQSKVLKGISLEVNESDLLAIVGTSGSGKSTLMNIIGLLDKADSGEYFLSGRNTAGLNEDELANLRNESIGFVFQQFNLLPRFNAEQNVGLPLTYRSMTPADIKERVMSALGRVGMANFAKHKPTQLSGGQQQRVAIARALVGEPRVILADEPTGALDSRTGAEVMNLFLNLHREGRTIIMVTHDEQIAAQCARRITLADGEIVGEMS, from the coding sequence ATAGTGAATAATGCTTTAATTCGTCTGCAAAAAATTGCCAAAACTTATCAGATTGGTGGTGTGCAATCTAAGGTTTTGAAAGGAATATCGCTTGAGGTTAATGAAAGTGATCTACTCGCTATTGTCGGAACGTCCGGCTCAGGTAAGTCCACATTGATGAATATTATAGGTTTGCTTGATAAAGCCGATAGCGGGGAATATTTTTTAAGTGGTCGCAATACAGCAGGATTAAATGAAGATGAGTTAGCCAATCTTCGCAATGAGAGTATTGGATTTGTATTCCAGCAATTTAATTTATTACCTCGATTTAATGCGGAGCAAAATGTCGGTTTACCCCTAACCTATCGCTCTATGACACCAGCAGATATTAAAGAGCGGGTGATGAGTGCTTTAGGCCGTGTGGGGATGGCTAATTTTGCTAAACATAAGCCGACGCAATTGTCCGGTGGCCAGCAACAACGTGTTGCTATCGCTCGCGCCTTAGTTGGAGAACCTCGAGTTATTTTAGCCGATGAACCAACGGGCGCTCTCGATTCGCGTACAGGGGCAGAGGTGATGAACTTATTTTTAAACCTGCACCGCGAGGGTCGTACCATTATCATGGTCACCCATGATGAACAAATTGCGGCTCAATGTGCACGGCGAATTACTTTAGCCGATGGTGAAATAGTTGGGGAGATGTCTTAA
- a CDS encoding cell division protein ZapA, producing the protein MTISKSCSIKLMNKYYEVKCPDTEVENLQQAADKLNEHLLNNKKKFKQLDEFQTLLLAALNVSHELITCQRQQEQQRLQVTQFISSLENKIHQVVHGNLTQDPQTD; encoded by the coding sequence ATGACTATTTCGAAATCGTGCTCGATTAAATTAATGAATAAGTACTATGAAGTTAAATGCCCTGACACTGAAGTGGAAAATCTTCAGCAGGCAGCCGACAAATTGAATGAGCATTTGTTAAACAATAAAAAGAAATTTAAACAACTCGATGAATTTCAAACGCTTTTATTAGCGGCATTAAATGTCAGCCATGAATTAATAACATGTCAACGTCAACAAGAACAACAGCGTCTGCAGGTAACGCAGTTTATCAGCTCACTAGAAAATAAAATCCATCAAGTGGTGCATGGTAACCTTACCCAAGATCCCCAAACCGATTAA
- a CDS encoding UPF0149 family protein, with product MSIENKAIHLPAYQTFVDTISVLALPISGSELHGIMCGYLCAGATAEGEAYLRALMLKNKKDDANRAAAMAMFDVFLISQQQLANFDFEFQLLLPEDEESLIARAQAFSEWCEGFTQGITMAGISYEQLQEEEAQEALHHMLEFAQLDYESLEVDEEDEKALIEVSEYARMAVLKIYGDLLEEAGNRNSSNTTH from the coding sequence ATGTCTATCGAAAATAAAGCTATCCATCTCCCGGCGTATCAGACGTTCGTAGATACAATTTCAGTGTTGGCTTTACCCATTTCTGGAAGCGAATTGCATGGAATTATGTGCGGCTATTTATGTGCCGGAGCTACAGCAGAGGGTGAGGCTTATTTAAGAGCTTTAATGTTAAAAAATAAAAAAGATGATGCAAACCGAGCCGCGGCCATGGCAATGTTTGATGTTTTTTTAATTAGCCAACAACAGCTTGCTAATTTTGATTTTGAATTTCAATTACTCTTACCTGAAGATGAAGAGTCTCTAATTGCTCGTGCTCAAGCTTTCAGTGAGTGGTGTGAAGGATTCACTCAAGGTATAACAATGGCAGGTATAAGCTATGAGCAACTTCAGGAAGAAGAGGCACAGGAAGCATTACATCACATGCTTGAGTTTGCTCAGCTGGATTATGAGTCGCTAGAAGTAGATGAGGAAGATGAGAAAGCCCTTATTGAAGTTAGCGAGTATGCCCGTATGGCAGTTTTGAAAATTTATGGGGATTTATTAGAAGAAGCAGGGAATCGCAACTCGTCTAATACAACCCACTAG
- a CDS encoding TolC family protein, which produces MIWRVKLLLAVALNTPLVFSATPTPAPPAPAASLYGWTNAPHEEAARVLEAEERLRQAIVNPEYLLDSWVDLPTAPDVRHKKPQRLTLREAILLALRYNPNIQNAELDRIIQRYQLRLANNEFELQYALAGSAVAQRTRFSGVGSTNNSSALATPEFNLKTKTGGQIGLNLDNNVSNYNSYTPVLNFSFTQPLLRGFGKDVNEANLRNAIDNEWLNKLNLQQAVSDQITQVIVAYRSLILSGNNLENQRLQLKEAQKTYEMNEKKIEAGQLEPTGNIQQSYQIESLSLMVEQAENDFKTAAQDLLQTIGLDPQMRLSVPSDVALDKIIIPDLKESIEIALNHNTQFLAQKMLVRADERAYKVAKNQQLWQLDVGANVQSGRVSDVDGNNGIRNIYNGQNLTESAQVTLTIPINDISRRNQLITAKVALEKDRLNLIAAKRALETNITNIVNNIKSLAKRYELARKQVKLAAQSYELEKKKLAAGIATALDVNNTQNQLIQAQANLISAKVAYLNQLSALQRLLGTTLDYWQIKLRYGK; this is translated from the coding sequence ATGATATGGCGAGTTAAGCTACTTCTCGCTGTTGCGTTAAATACGCCTTTAGTATTTTCCGCAACACCTACACCTGCTCCCCCTGCACCGGCAGCTTCTCTCTATGGGTGGACAAATGCTCCCCACGAAGAAGCGGCACGCGTTTTAGAAGCAGAGGAGCGTCTACGACAGGCCATTGTAAATCCTGAGTATCTGCTGGATTCTTGGGTTGATCTACCTACTGCACCTGATGTACGCCATAAAAAACCACAACGATTAACCTTGCGCGAAGCCATACTTTTAGCGTTGCGTTATAACCCGAATATCCAAAATGCGGAATTGGATCGCATTATTCAACGCTACCAGTTACGACTCGCTAACAATGAGTTTGAGTTACAGTATGCTCTGGCAGGTTCAGCGGTTGCTCAAAGAACGCGTTTTAGTGGTGTGGGCAGCACGAATAATAGCAGCGCCTTGGCAACGCCTGAATTTAATTTAAAAACTAAAACAGGGGGGCAAATCGGTTTAAATCTGGATAATAATGTTTCCAACTATAATAGTTATACGCCAGTACTTAATTTTTCATTTACACAACCTTTGTTACGAGGTTTTGGCAAAGACGTTAATGAAGCTAATTTACGGAATGCTATTGATAATGAATGGTTAAACAAACTCAATTTGCAACAAGCAGTGAGTGATCAGATAACGCAAGTGATTGTTGCCTATCGATCGTTGATCCTAAGTGGAAATAATCTGGAAAATCAGCGCTTACAATTAAAAGAGGCGCAAAAAACCTATGAAATGAATGAAAAAAAGATTGAAGCAGGTCAACTTGAACCCACAGGCAATATTCAACAATCCTATCAAATTGAATCGTTAAGTTTGATGGTAGAGCAGGCGGAGAATGATTTTAAAACAGCAGCTCAAGATCTCTTGCAAACAATTGGACTGGATCCGCAAATGCGATTATCGGTGCCAAGTGATGTGGCGCTCGATAAAATTATTATTCCTGATTTAAAAGAATCCATAGAAATAGCTTTGAATCATAATACTCAGTTTCTTGCGCAAAAAATGCTGGTACGTGCCGATGAGCGCGCCTACAAGGTGGCTAAGAATCAGCAATTGTGGCAGCTTGATGTAGGCGCTAACGTTCAAAGTGGTCGGGTAAGTGATGTTGATGGCAATAATGGGATACGCAACATTTATAATGGCCAAAATTTAACAGAGTCAGCTCAAGTGACATTGACAATACCCATTAACGATATTAGCCGTCGCAATCAATTGATAACAGCAAAGGTCGCGCTAGAGAAAGACCGACTTAATTTGATAGCTGCAAAACGTGCCTTGGAAACGAATATTACCAATATTGTCAATAATATAAAAAGCTTGGCAAAACGTTATGAGCTTGCCCGAAAGCAGGTGAAATTAGCAGCTCAATCCTATGAATTGGAAAAGAAAAAATTGGCCGCAGGAATTGCAACGGCACTCGATGTAAACAATACACAAAATCAACTAATCCAGGCGCAGGCTAATTTAATCAGCGCAAAAGTAGCTTATCTCAACCAATTGTCAGCGCTTCAACGTTTATTGGGAACAACACTTGATTATTGGCAAATTAAACTTAGGTATGGCAAATGA
- the ubiH gene encoding 2-octaprenyl-6-methoxyphenyl hydroxylase: MTDKKVDILIVGGGLTGATLMLALAAKGFNTVLIDASRLSDKINADFDARSLALSPASVRILEMLNVWPLLRRNATAIHSIQVSDQHHFGATRLEGKPSNPLGYVVEIQYINQAIHQLLPHTAVLAPVQLQALDKENSVATISTATGTVNIHAQLIVAADGSESAVRRLLNLSAKKKDYGQQAIVANIGLARSHHNCAYERFTASGPLALLPMTENRASLVWAVAPEEAKRLLNLSEKEFLNTLQQAFGYRLGRLVRVGQRMIFPLRQVVMSKQGVWPFVFVGNAAHTLHPVAGQGFNLGLRDVAALAQCIIQRGLNPSMLQHYELMRQHDQRSIVNLTDGLIKIFTSRLPGLSLARNLGLIAVDNLPFLKRSLAYYARGFAGITPDLVCGIELDTGEVI, from the coding sequence GTGACTGATAAAAAAGTAGATATACTCATTGTTGGTGGAGGCCTGACAGGTGCAACATTAATGCTTGCTCTGGCGGCCAAAGGTTTCAATACGGTATTAATTGATGCCAGCAGACTAAGTGACAAAATCAATGCTGATTTTGATGCTCGTAGCCTGGCGTTATCGCCTGCCAGTGTACGAATTTTAGAAATGCTAAATGTGTGGCCTTTATTGCGCAGAAATGCCACTGCTATCCATTCAATACAGGTGTCAGACCAACATCATTTTGGGGCTACTCGTTTAGAGGGCAAACCCAGTAATCCATTGGGGTATGTGGTTGAAATACAATACATTAATCAGGCAATTCATCAACTATTACCTCATACAGCAGTTTTAGCACCTGTTCAATTACAAGCTCTTGATAAAGAAAATAGTGTAGCAACAATTTCAACGGCAACAGGTACAGTCAATATACACGCCCAATTAATTGTGGCGGCAGATGGCAGCGAATCTGCTGTACGCCGTTTGTTAAATCTTTCTGCGAAAAAAAAAGATTATGGTCAACAAGCTATCGTCGCTAATATTGGATTAGCACGTTCTCATCATAATTGTGCGTATGAGCGCTTCACGGCGTCAGGTCCCCTGGCTCTTTTACCGATGACGGAAAATAGAGCGTCATTAGTGTGGGCAGTCGCTCCTGAAGAAGCGAAACGTTTGCTTAACTTAAGCGAAAAAGAATTTCTAAACACCTTACAACAGGCATTCGGCTATCGTCTCGGGCGTTTGGTACGGGTTGGGCAGCGGATGATTTTTCCTTTGCGCCAGGTTGTTATGAGTAAACAAGGAGTGTGGCCCTTTGTATTCGTTGGTAATGCTGCCCACACACTCCACCCTGTTGCAGGCCAAGGATTTAACTTAGGCCTACGTGACGTGGCTGCCTTGGCTCAGTGCATTATTCAACGAGGACTTAATCCATCCATGCTCCAACATTATGAATTGATGAGACAACATGATCAACGCAGCATTGTAAACCTAACCGATGGTTTGATTAAGATTTTCACATCCCGATTACCCGGTTTATCGTTAGCACGCAATTTAGGTTTAATCGCCGTTGATAACTTGCCTTTCTTAAAACGAAGTTTGGCATACTATGCCCGAGGCTTTGCGGGTATCACCCCCGATTTGGTTTGCGGGATTGAGCTTGATACAGGGGAAGTGATATGA
- a CDS encoding ABC transporter permease, translating into MILLRHFEQALVNLAASKLRSLLAVLGILVGTAAVVALISCGQLATEKALEEFKALGTDLLAVSIFQQAPGKLSSGEDQLPLSVWRNIPERVRAVEKIAPYTTTYQPMSFEGKTLQGAIIGADESLASIIHIELERGHFVSFVESFEHFCVIGSGLARQFQEISMDDPIGKQLRIGQTLYTIIGVAKPWKENAFFNEDINQAAIIPIAGVALVSKDSKINNAVMQLKEDSPIDDVIEQIKQIIHAQTPKLSMFSRSAKQIIASMESQGRIFTLLLAVIGGISLLVGGIGVMNVMLVSVSERRKEIGIRKAVGARNSEIQRLFLAESVLLSCFGGVLGVLLGLIFTWVVAYFSHWVFILLWMPPLAGFAVSVATGIFFGFYPARRAAKLEPIISLRSE; encoded by the coding sequence ATGATTCTACTTCGCCATTTTGAACAAGCGTTGGTTAATTTAGCAGCGTCTAAACTTCGATCTTTGCTCGCTGTTTTAGGGATTCTTGTGGGTACCGCTGCCGTTGTTGCTCTAATTAGTTGTGGTCAGTTAGCAACAGAAAAAGCCTTGGAAGAGTTCAAAGCGCTAGGTACTGATTTATTGGCCGTCTCTATTTTTCAACAAGCGCCTGGAAAATTAAGTAGTGGTGAGGATCAATTACCGCTTAGTGTATGGCGAAACATACCAGAAAGGGTGCGGGCGGTCGAAAAAATAGCGCCATATACCACGACTTATCAACCCATGAGTTTTGAGGGTAAGACATTACAGGGAGCGATAATTGGTGCAGATGAATCATTGGCCAGTATTATTCATATTGAACTGGAGCGTGGCCATTTCGTCTCTTTTGTAGAGTCTTTTGAGCATTTTTGCGTGATTGGTTCAGGACTTGCCCGTCAATTTCAAGAGATTAGTATGGATGATCCGATTGGCAAACAATTACGGATTGGTCAAACGCTATATACCATCATCGGCGTGGCAAAACCTTGGAAAGAAAATGCCTTTTTTAATGAAGATATCAATCAAGCGGCTATCATTCCTATCGCCGGAGTTGCTTTAGTGAGTAAAGACAGCAAGATAAACAATGCTGTCATGCAACTGAAAGAGGATAGCCCGATTGACGATGTGATTGAGCAAATTAAACAAATTATTCATGCTCAGACACCTAAATTAAGTATGTTCTCACGCAGCGCCAAACAAATTATTGCAAGCATGGAAAGTCAGGGGCGCATTTTTACTCTACTTTTAGCGGTGATTGGTGGTATTTCCTTATTAGTGGGCGGGATAGGGGTGATGAATGTCATGTTGGTGTCAGTCAGTGAGCGTAGAAAAGAAATTGGTATTCGTAAAGCAGTAGGTGCTAGAAATAGCGAAATCCAGCGACTCTTTCTGGCTGAGTCGGTTTTGTTGTCCTGTTTCGGTGGAGTCTTAGGTGTTCTTCTAGGTTTGATCTTTACCTGGGTAGTGGCTTATTTCAGCCACTGGGTTTTTATTTTGTTATGGATGCCTCCGCTTGCAGGTTTCGCAGTTTCCGTGGCGACAGGTATTTTTTTTGGTTTTTATCCTGCAAGACGCGCAGCAAAATTAGAGCCTATAATTTCTTTGCGAAGCGAGTAG
- a CDS encoding efflux RND transporter periplasmic adaptor subunit → MKSKLIVVMYVLFASLLVACGNKEAPKKALQTYVVKPEPVHKTLFFTGTISPLHESAITSPMDAVVETMHYHYGQFVKKGDVVMTLNSNELQRQYNETLTDYLKAKDNYTIAKAKFTGTQELWDAGLLSKNNFLSEKSSLATAQMTLMQATRKLTEMLEKMDDGSTQNLSSLNIAEFDKVRQALTTNHHLIRLKAPSAGVLLYPPKSSDDKSGKLNVGAAVKSNQVIALVGDLTGVSVEIDIPEVDIDKIHTGMPAVVTGVALGKQALQGQVVAVNAQATNSGNGGLPSFSAVIEVKNLSEAQRPWIKVGMSASIAIDINSQNQLLVPIAAVKQQKGNSIVTVKTNDGSMSTRVVSTGASLADKVIIASGLKPGDVVAYSE, encoded by the coding sequence ATGAAATCAAAATTAATTGTAGTTATGTATGTGTTATTCGCCAGTTTGCTGGTCGCATGTGGTAATAAAGAAGCGCCGAAAAAGGCTCTACAAACTTATGTGGTCAAGCCTGAGCCTGTCCATAAAACCTTATTCTTCACAGGAACTATTTCTCCTTTGCACGAGAGCGCAATAACTAGTCCCATGGACGCAGTGGTGGAGACAATGCATTACCACTATGGACAATTTGTAAAAAAGGGTGATGTGGTTATGACCTTAAATTCGAATGAATTACAACGGCAATACAATGAAACGCTTACCGATTATTTAAAGGCAAAAGACAATTACACCATCGCCAAGGCTAAATTTACAGGTACACAAGAATTATGGGATGCGGGGTTACTATCAAAAAATAATTTCTTGAGTGAAAAATCAAGCTTGGCAACTGCACAAATGACCTTAATGCAAGCTACTCGCAAACTTACTGAAATGCTTGAAAAAATGGACGATGGTTCTACACAGAATCTGTCCTCCTTAAATATTGCGGAGTTTGATAAGGTAAGGCAAGCGTTAACAACGAATCACCATTTAATCCGTCTGAAAGCCCCTTCAGCCGGCGTATTACTCTACCCTCCTAAATCAAGCGATGACAAATCTGGCAAACTAAATGTCGGGGCTGCGGTTAAATCAAATCAAGTGATTGCTTTGGTGGGGGATTTAACCGGTGTTAGTGTTGAAATCGATATTCCTGAGGTGGATATTGATAAAATTCATACAGGTATGCCTGCAGTTGTTACTGGTGTGGCTCTGGGCAAACAAGCTCTTCAAGGTCAGGTCGTTGCTGTTAATGCACAAGCAACAAATAGTGGAAATGGTGGATTACCTTCGTTTAGTGCCGTGATAGAAGTGAAGAATTTATCAGAAGCACAACGTCCGTGGATTAAAGTAGGAATGAGTGCTTCGATTGCTATCGATATTAATTCGCAAAATCAATTGTTAGTGCCTATTGCCGCTGTAAAACAGCAAAAGGGCAATAGTATTGTGACCGTAAAAACCAATGATGGCTCTATGAGTACTCGGGTGGTTTCGACAGGGGCGTCGCTTGCCGATAAAGTAATTATTGCCTCAGGTTTAAAGCCAGGGGATGTGGTGGCTTATAGTGAATAA
- a CDS encoding FAD-dependent monooxygenase codes for MNQPFEVLIVGGGVVGLTAALAMAQRGFLVAVIDATPLTLTTTQVDPRVYAINLASQDLLTQLGVWQELDHSRISPYKHMHVWDAANKAAIDFDARLVIAKELGHILEESILKEALLKRIKAQPEVTLFPSCKVTTIQQEQNSIIIANETDSWEGKLLMIADGANSPCRELLKVSLVSWPYHQQAIVALINTEKSHEQTAYQVFNSDGPLAFLPLVDEKLCSIVWSTTPTRAKRLMALSEDDFNQELATAFAYKLGAVSLNGKRHCFPLTMRHVKQYSGKNWLLLGDAAHTIHPLAGLGLNVGLADVSGWLQCLESTNNKLTPRALSAYQRQRKSAVWQIIALMEGLKAMFANPLTPVVALRGFGLQLCNRFSPLKKLFITHAAGKAIEP; via the coding sequence ATGAATCAGCCATTCGAGGTATTGATCGTTGGGGGGGGGGTTGTTGGATTGACGGCGGCTTTAGCCATGGCTCAACGAGGATTTTTGGTAGCGGTAATAGATGCAACGCCGCTCACACTGACAACAACTCAAGTTGACCCGCGCGTCTATGCAATCAATCTTGCCTCCCAGGATTTATTAACGCAATTGGGAGTGTGGCAGGAATTAGATCACAGTCGTATTTCACCTTATAAGCATATGCATGTTTGGGACGCCGCGAATAAAGCGGCCATCGATTTTGATGCCCGTTTGGTGATTGCAAAAGAATTAGGTCATATTTTGGAAGAGTCAATTCTTAAGGAGGCGCTGTTAAAGCGAATTAAGGCGCAACCTGAAGTAACACTTTTCCCCTCGTGTAAAGTAACGACTATTCAGCAAGAACAGAACAGCATTATTATTGCCAATGAAACGGATAGTTGGGAAGGAAAGCTCTTGATGATAGCAGATGGAGCAAATTCGCCCTGTCGTGAATTGTTGAAGGTTTCGCTTGTCAGTTGGCCGTATCATCAGCAGGCTATTGTTGCTTTGATTAATACTGAAAAATCGCATGAACAAACTGCTTATCAAGTTTTTAATAGTGATGGGCCTTTAGCATTCTTGCCCTTGGTTGATGAGAAACTTTGTTCAATTGTTTGGTCAACCACACCAACTCGTGCAAAGCGATTAATGGCGCTTTCAGAGGACGATTTTAATCAAGAATTAGCAACAGCATTTGCTTATAAATTAGGCGCGGTAAGTTTGAATGGAAAACGACACTGCTTTCCCTTAACAATGCGTCATGTGAAACAGTACTCTGGAAAAAATTGGCTCTTGTTAGGTGATGCTGCACATACGATTCACCCTTTAGCCGGCCTAGGTCTTAATGTTGGTTTGGCCGATGTCAGTGGATGGCTACAGTGTTTGGAAAGTACAAATAACAAATTAACTCCTCGCGCGTTGAGTGCCTATCAACGACAACGAAAATCTGCTGTTTGGCAAATTATTGCCTTGATGGAAGGTTTAAAAGCAATGTTTGCCAATCCTTTAACTCCAGTCGTTGCCCTGCGTGGCTTCGGGTTGCAACTTTGCAATCGATTTTCCCCTCTAAAGAAACTATTTATTACCCATGCAGCAGGCAAAGCGATAGAGCCATAA
- a CDS encoding outer membrane protein, whose product MSKMKLQVVMLSSLLSSTAFAGTMGWEDNEVWPLVITLSGGPAWITGLDNQTITVEPDVVKTYTADNNDETLGVVELFVGWNSASSSSVQGQLGLAVVGTSSAALQGSIWEDANPNFDNFYYSFNVRHLHVAAKAKLVGDMGYNFMPYISGSLGYGYNRATNFSITPKIFQEVAAPAYTDSNTSTFTYTAGVGIEYLISSNWRMGLGYEFADWGKIELGLAPNQIAGSSYGINHLYTQQFQLSLSYFT is encoded by the coding sequence ATGAGCAAAATGAAATTGCAAGTTGTAATGCTGAGTAGTCTGTTATCCTCAACCGCCTTCGCGGGTACCATGGGATGGGAGGATAATGAAGTGTGGCCCTTGGTGATTACTTTAAGTGGTGGACCTGCATGGATTACCGGGCTAGATAACCAAACGATTACGGTGGAGCCTGATGTTGTAAAGACTTACACGGCAGATAACAACGATGAGACGTTGGGTGTTGTGGAGTTATTTGTCGGTTGGAATTCCGCATCCAGTTCCAGTGTTCAAGGTCAATTGGGCTTGGCTGTAGTCGGAACTTCAAGTGCAGCCTTGCAAGGCAGTATTTGGGAAGATGCTAATCCCAATTTTGATAATTTTTATTACAGCTTTAATGTTCGTCATCTCCACGTTGCGGCAAAAGCAAAACTTGTCGGTGATATGGGTTATAATTTTATGCCTTATATTAGCGGTAGCCTGGGCTATGGATATAATCGTGCTACTAATTTCTCGATAACTCCAAAAATTTTCCAGGAAGTAGCCGCCCCCGCTTATACTGATTCAAATACATCAACATTTACCTATACCGCGGGTGTTGGAATAGAATATCTAATTTCTTCCAATTGGCGTATGGGACTAGGTTATGAGTTCGCTGATTGGGGTAAAATTGAACTTGGTTTAGCACCTAACCAAATAGCCGGTTCAAGCTATGGCATTAATCATCTATACACCCAACAATTTCAGCTGAGTCTGAGTTATTTTACCTAG